The Candidatus Thorarchaeota archaeon genome includes the window GCACGTTCAGACCTTCTTCCTGTCTCAGGAGCCTCGCGAACTCTATCATCTTGGTGTCCGATGCGTACTCTGCAAAGCCTCCCGACTCGTAGATGGCATCCAGTGCCTCCTGTCCATCGAAGGAGTGCCAGTTTGTCAGCGGTTCGTTGACCCTGCTCTCCCTTATCTCGTCCCGGCCGAGGTCAATCATCCTCCTGCTCTTGAGCTTGTAGGACTTGACTATGGGGTTTCCACGTCTCGTACTAGTGGCCACTATTCTTGGAACCAGCGGTATCTTTCCGCTCTCATGGAGCTTCTTGAAGCCCTCATAGACACCTGCAAGAGTTGTCCCGTTTCCGACCGGGACAAAGACATAGTCTGGTGCACGCCGCAGTTCTCTGAAGATCTCCATGCTGATCTCAGCATACTCCCTAATCGAGAGTTCCTTCACACCGTCCACTCCGGGGTTTGCATTGAACCAGCCGTATTCCCTGCACAGCTCCGATGACCTGATGACCAGGTCCTCGTACTGCCCCTCTTCGTAGTGTATCTCGGCCCCCGAGTCGAGCATCCTCTTGACTCTGTCCTTTGGAAGATGATAGTCCTTCGGAATGAAGATGTGCGACTTGAGTTCCCAGAGCTTCGCTGCGTATGCGATGGCAGCTCCAAAGTTCCCACAGGACGCGGTGGCTATAGAGTCAAAGCCTTCCAGTTTTGCTTTCTCGGCCAGAGCGAGTGATATCCTGTCCTTCTGAGTGCCGGTAGGATTACC containing:
- a CDS encoding pyridoxal-phosphate dependent enzyme, which gives rise to MKRELNGTERPGPNGAIVKRELPKARYRDIVGSSLLIESRNVARYVGVEKLYLKFEGGNPTGTQKDRISLALAEKAKLEGFDSIATASCGNFGAAIAYAAKLWELKSHIFIPKDYHLPKDRVKRMLDSGAEIHYEEGQYEDLVIRSSELCREYGWFNANPGVDGVKELSIREYAEISMEIFRELRRAPDYVFVPVGNGTTLAGVYEGFKKLHESGKIPLVPRIVATSTRRGNPIVKSYKLKSRRMIDLGRDEIRESRVNEPLTNWHSFDGQEALDAIYESGGFAEYASDTKMIEFARLLRQEEGLNVLPASASTLAVMNDLADSKVTVMGRFVAILTGRDFS